In a single window of the Thermofilum uzonense genome:
- a CDS encoding coiled-coil protein: MAIVNEDIQTLRQQFIELRKKLQELNERISELRSNRDLSNSEVKKLSAEIKSLREQLFQMRDQATQLIARKKELYDKLVAIRDERRKLIEELNKSREDLKRLNAEYKSLRSFLGSRTYDEEELRSRIEQLEWQYQTMTLPPEVEKILINKIRSLESIYVNVKHLNELRSRLEETRQKIPQLKDKISKLSQELKQVVDEYLKAKEEVQKLKTQRSELFKKIQELRQQRDSIREKANAYHQELISLLQEEKTLREELERVSVLLKAKELSQHLEERKKLLYGKALEAYEKYQRGESLTLDEFKLLVEFNMLGKELQKSNP, from the coding sequence ATGGCTATAGTTAACGAGGACATTCAGACTTTAAGACAACAGTTCATTGAGTTGCGCAAAAAACTGCAAGAGTTGAATGAGCGAATTTCTGAGCTGCGTAGCAACCGAGATCTATCAAACTCGGAGGTGAAAAAACTATCCGCTGAGATAAAATCCCTACGCGAACAATTATTCCAAATGCGGGATCAAGCGACGCAACTAATTGCAAGGAAAAAAGAGCTTTACGATAAGCTTGTGGCCATCCGTGATGAGAGGCGTAAGCTTATCGAAGAGCTTAACAAGAGCAGGGAAGACCTGAAAAGATTAAATGCCGAGTACAAGTCGCTACGAAGCTTTCTAGGCTCTAGAACTTACGATGAAGAAGAGCTGAGAAGCCGAATTGAGCAGCTTGAATGGCAGTACCAGACTATGACTCTGCCGCCCGAGGTCGAGAAGATCCTAATTAACAAGATTAGAAGCCTCGAGTCTATTTACGTTAACGTTAAACACCTCAATGAGTTAAGATCGCGCCTCGAGGAAACCAGGCAGAAGATCCCCCAGCTTAAAGATAAAATTTCAAAGTTGTCCCAGGAATTAAAACAGGTTGTAGATGAATACCTTAAAGCTAAAGAGGAGGTTCAGAAGCTGAAAACACAGAGGAGCGAGCTCTTCAAGAAAATCCAGGAGCTTAGACAACAAAGGGATTCCATTCGCGAAAAGGCCAATGCATATCATCAAGAGCTTATCTCATTACTACAAGAGGAGAAAACTTTACGTGAAGAGCTTGAGAGAGTATCAGTCCTCTTAAAGGCAAAGGAGTTGTCACAGCATCTGGAAGAGAGGAAAAAGTTGCTTTACGGCAAGGCTCTAGAGGCCTACGAAAAATACCAGAGGGGAGAGTCTCTAACGTTGGACGAATTCAAGCTGCTTGTCGAGTTTAACATGCTTGGAAAAGAGCTTCAAAAAAGTAATCCCTAA
- a CDS encoding helix-turn-helix domain-containing protein, which yields MSSRSKISLAEENIEKLEESSVQFDLLLKKVLETIVNEGDSGILQKELWKKLGLDSRKGLKIIKRLEEQGLIEREQVIQRGRKTYIVRAAHRARKEIELPAFLDEIPCFYCPNLARCASGEVDFLSCPLLKRWLESDQ from the coding sequence ATGTCCTCGCGGTCAAAGATCTCCCTAGCTGAGGAGAACATCGAGAAGCTAGAAGAGTCGTCAGTGCAGTTCGACCTGCTTCTCAAGAAAGTTCTAGAGACTATTGTGAATGAGGGAGACTCTGGGATCCTTCAAAAAGAGTTGTGGAAGAAGCTTGGCCTTGACAGCAGGAAAGGCCTTAAAATCATCAAACGGCTGGAGGAACAAGGATTGATCGAAAGAGAACAGGTAATCCAACGCGGCAGGAAAACTTACATTGTGAGAGCCGCACATAGGGCCAGGAAGGAGATAGAGTTACCAGCCTTTCTCGACGAGATACCCTGTTTCTATTGCCCAAACCTCGCAAGATGTGCCAGTGGCGAGGTAGACTTCCTCTCTTGTCCTCTACTAAAAAGGTGGTTGGAAAGTGACCAATGA
- a CDS encoding translation initiation factor IF-2 subunit beta: MTSMEGDFASYDELLERAYKLLPRRRSKSTGERFVLPRFEVNITGKRVYIINFKEVAETLNRDPHVLLRFLLKEVALPGVYDEGVAVIQGEVSPQLLNKLLERFFNEYVKCPICESPDTLLVKEKKIMQIKCMACGAISPVKPF, from the coding sequence ATGACTAGTATGGAAGGTGACTTCGCCTCGTATGATGAACTGCTTGAAAGAGCGTATAAACTACTGCCCCGGCGCAGGTCAAAATCAACGGGAGAGAGATTTGTATTACCGAGGTTCGAGGTAAACATTACGGGTAAAAGGGTCTATATTATAAACTTTAAGGAAGTCGCAGAAACTCTCAACAGGGATCCTCACGTCTTGCTTAGATTTCTTCTTAAAGAAGTAGCTCTTCCAGGCGTATACGATGAGGGGGTAGCTGTTATTCAGGGTGAGGTCTCTCCACAGCTTCTGAACAAGCTCTTGGAGAGGTTCTTCAACGAGTATGTAAAGTGCCCCATATGCGAAAGCCCAGACACACTCCTCGTAAAGGAGAAGAAGATCATGCAGATCAAATGCATGGCTTGCGGAGCAATTTCTCCGGTTAAACCTTTCTAG
- a CDS encoding TFIIB-type zinc ribbon-containing protein, producing MVDVKCPSCGSTKPPVFNPDSGEYICPDCGYIYGPVWEPFIPRSKDEYRMKVHSEKMSRNPDTTPKSLIKKYPLGRRLLKQDEARVVRYDMYLSSVQRTYNVPEYVIEEVRKLFQKLQEGRVLKGRSHKLVIATLLYVVSKKYPNVKVTRETLEKISESDITRIYRFYRFLVREGYIDSPKPSTPRKPGHYLPEITSRIEQELKSSPEKGKVLTFFHRIPQNLLLKASEEFSKYLQGTKPNGLAAATIYFFLRVTGIRLNQDVIANIAEVSPLTVRRIIKEITNSTDIVLKI from the coding sequence GTGGTCGACGTTAAGTGTCCCTCTTGTGGATCAACCAAGCCGCCTGTCTTTAACCCTGATTCTGGGGAATATATATGCCCTGATTGTGGATATATTTACGGTCCAGTCTGGGAGCCATTTATCCCAAGGTCGAAGGACGAGTACAGGATGAAAGTTCACAGCGAGAAAATGTCGCGGAACCCTGACACTACGCCTAAATCACTCATTAAAAAATATCCCCTAGGACGGAGGTTACTGAAGCAGGATGAGGCTAGAGTTGTTAGGTATGATATGTATCTCTCGAGCGTTCAGCGCACGTATAATGTGCCCGAGTATGTTATAGAAGAGGTCCGGAAGCTTTTTCAAAAACTACAAGAGGGAAGGGTTTTGAAGGGTAGAAGCCATAAGCTCGTGATAGCAACGCTCCTATATGTTGTCTCGAAAAAATACCCAAACGTTAAGGTCACTAGAGAAACGCTTGAGAAAATATCCGAGTCGGACATTACGAGGATTTACAGGTTTTATAGGTTTCTCGTAAGAGAAGGCTATATTGATTCGCCGAAGCCCTCAACTCCTAGGAAGCCTGGGCACTATTTGCCAGAGATAACTAGTCGAATAGAACAAGAGTTAAAGAGCTCGCCGGAGAAAGGTAAGGTTCTAACGTTTTTTCACAGAATCCCTCAAAACCTACTGCTCAAGGCCTCGGAGGAGTTTTCAAAGTATCTTCAGGGAACTAAGCCTAACGGTTTGGCAGCCGCAACTATCTACTTTTTCTTGCGTGTAACCGGGATCAGGCTTAACCAGGATGTAATAGCTAATATTGCGGAGGTCTCGCCTTTAACGGTGAGAAGGATTATTAAAGAAATTACAAACTCCACGGATATTGTTCTAAAGATATAA
- a CDS encoding NOG1 family protein, giving the protein MVLAYREPKDLFERAVEACKRRPPPPRVEKLERMRLDAQRCIERSFKVVDTRLRAIVETSPYLDDLHPLFRDLLLLSVDPNEYKKCAAKLASARKIIRKIYSESKRRIKSSASQAEAVKARRAFFGRTLSVLKSLENCFSTVRNVQEAFLKLPEIDTEIPSVVIAGAPNVGKSTLLRALTNAKPKVSPYPFTTKELQVGILDLKWSRVQLLDTPGLLDTPLEEKNRIELQAVLAIRHISKLILFVVDPTEMCGFPLEYQRAVYTGIAGNFPHIRQIIVLNKIDAANDEHLTRFRQVFQNLEFIGISAEKKQNLEKLIEAIEEAIEEKTRKV; this is encoded by the coding sequence ATGGTACTAGCTTACCGTGAGCCTAAAGACCTCTTCGAAAGAGCCGTTGAGGCTTGCAAGAGACGACCACCTCCGCCCCGGGTGGAAAAACTCGAGAGAATGAGACTCGACGCTCAACGATGCATAGAAAGATCTTTTAAGGTTGTAGACACACGTCTCAGGGCAATAGTAGAGACCAGTCCCTATCTCGACGACCTTCACCCACTCTTCCGTGATCTTCTACTTCTGAGTGTGGATCCCAATGAGTATAAGAAATGTGCAGCAAAGCTTGCCTCTGCCAGAAAAATCATTAGGAAAATCTACTCTGAGTCAAAAAGGAGGATAAAATCCTCCGCAAGTCAAGCCGAGGCAGTCAAGGCGAGACGGGCGTTCTTTGGACGAACACTATCTGTCTTGAAAAGCTTGGAAAACTGTTTCTCCACAGTAAGAAACGTCCAGGAAGCCTTCCTAAAGCTCCCAGAGATCGACACTGAGATCCCATCAGTAGTGATAGCGGGAGCACCCAACGTTGGAAAATCAACCCTCCTGAGGGCACTCACGAATGCCAAGCCAAAGGTCAGCCCGTACCCGTTTACCACGAAAGAATTACAAGTCGGCATTCTTGACCTCAAATGGTCCAGGGTTCAACTATTAGATACCCCTGGTTTACTGGACACGCCTCTCGAAGAGAAGAACAGGATAGAGCTCCAGGCCGTACTCGCAATCCGACACATATCCAAGCTCATACTGTTCGTAGTGGATCCTACGGAGATGTGTGGATTCCCACTAGAATATCAGAGGGCTGTTTACACAGGCATAGCAGGAAACTTTCCCCATATCAGACAAATAATAGTCCTAAACAAGATAGATGCTGCTAACGATGAACATCTTACTAGATTTAGGCAAGTCTTCCAAAACCTGGAGTTTATCGGTATATCCGCCGAGAAAAAGCAGAACCTAGAGAAACTAATCGAGGCTATCGAGGAAGCAATTGAGGAAAAGACTAGAAAGGTTTAA
- the cca gene encoding CCA tRNA nucleotidyltransferase yields MADKSLEVNLECVNDYSYLYEPTPEQRENIEKITREVISKINEVIEELGLRGVIREVSVQGSFARDTWLPEDTDVDVFLLFDKSFDFEQMRKMTELISGKVAVKLGASIETRFASHPYYVIGFNRVEVEIVPAYKIEDIREMRTAVDRTPFHTSYITSSLLRKPWLKKEIRVLKVLLKRLGIYGAELEVRGFSGYLSEVLVIAYDGLVPLLEAASRWIPWKVLIPHDAPRSLIGTAPLIVLDPVDLRRNAAAAVGLEQLSKFIAFSKIFVENPEILCCMLEGKREVPDYMLDENIIILRLLSHPPLSDDALAGKLRRILDSTRNTLERNGFNVLRGLMVHARRDFFLVFQLETSVLPPLEKKIGPPVWHTNSKNFLRKWASHTPAPFIDGDRWVVISERKIRKAEEVIMNALKVYKGFEWEIMRGEESYWKIAEDEYREIKGVLAGSEIWIYCLKKYVSGHKL; encoded by the coding sequence ATGGCTGACAAATCGCTTGAAGTAAACCTGGAGTGTGTCAATGACTACTCGTATCTATATGAACCCACACCTGAACAACGCGAGAATATCGAGAAAATAACCAGAGAGGTTATCTCGAAAATCAATGAAGTTATCGAAGAGCTAGGGCTTCGAGGAGTGATCCGAGAGGTCTCCGTACAAGGGTCTTTTGCTAGAGACACATGGCTGCCCGAGGACACTGATGTAGATGTTTTCCTGCTGTTCGATAAGAGCTTCGACTTCGAACAAATGAGGAAGATGACAGAACTGATAAGCGGCAAGGTTGCTGTGAAGCTGGGAGCTTCTATTGAAACACGTTTTGCCTCTCACCCTTACTATGTCATCGGGTTTAACAGGGTTGAAGTAGAAATAGTCCCGGCATATAAGATAGAAGACATTAGGGAAATGAGGACGGCTGTGGATAGAACCCCCTTCCACACATCCTACATAACCTCATCCCTTCTTAGGAAACCATGGCTCAAAAAAGAGATACGCGTATTGAAAGTCTTGCTTAAAAGACTTGGAATTTACGGTGCCGAGTTGGAGGTCAGAGGATTCTCAGGCTACTTATCCGAAGTACTGGTGATAGCCTATGATGGGCTCGTCCCACTTTTGGAAGCCGCGTCGAGGTGGATACCCTGGAAGGTACTTATCCCCCATGATGCTCCCCGGAGCCTGATAGGTACAGCACCCCTAATAGTTCTAGATCCGGTTGATTTAAGGCGTAACGCGGCTGCCGCTGTCGGTCTTGAGCAGCTCTCGAAATTCATTGCTTTCTCTAAAATCTTCGTGGAAAATCCTGAGATTTTGTGCTGCATGCTAGAGGGTAAGAGAGAGGTTCCCGACTATATGTTGGACGAGAACATAATTATTCTCCGCCTATTATCTCATCCACCCCTATCCGATGACGCGCTAGCCGGCAAGCTTAGAAGAATTCTTGACTCAACGCGTAACACACTAGAGAGAAACGGGTTCAATGTTCTCAGAGGGCTTATGGTTCATGCAAGAAGGGATTTCTTTCTCGTATTCCAGCTCGAAACATCTGTTCTGCCTCCTCTTGAAAAGAAGATTGGTCCCCCCGTATGGCATACAAACTCTAAAAACTTTCTGAGAAAATGGGCTTCTCATACACCGGCACCCTTCATAGACGGCGACAGATGGGTTGTTATCTCGGAACGAAAAATAAGGAAGGCCGAGGAAGTGATCATGAACGCGCTGAAAGTATACAAGGGCTTTGAATGGGAGATTATGAGAGGAGAGGAATCCTACTGGAAGATTGCGGAGGATGAATACCGCGAGATAAAAGGAGTCTTAGCGGGGAGCGAGATTTGGATCTACTGCTTGAAGAAATACGTGAGTGGGCACAAATTATAA
- a CDS encoding fibrillarin-like rRNA/tRNA 2'-O-methyltransferase: protein MIRAISVQEHTSFPAVYVVSFEDGSERLATVNLAPGIKVYGEQLIVLEGKEYRIWNPYRSKLAGAISKGLKINPIRPGTKVLYLGVASGTTPSHVSDIVGPKGILYGVEFAPRVMREFIEKVANHRMNVIPLLADARFPSKYAHIVESVDVIYADIAQPFQSKYVADNADMFLKKGGWIMMAIKAMSIDVTKAPSETYKKEMEHLEQRGYKVQESLHLEPYDEAHAFIVAQKE, encoded by the coding sequence ATGATTAGAGCTATAAGTGTTCAGGAACATACGAGTTTCCCGGCTGTCTACGTCGTGTCTTTCGAGGACGGAAGTGAAAGATTGGCAACGGTAAACCTGGCACCAGGGATAAAGGTTTATGGGGAACAGTTAATTGTCCTAGAGGGAAAAGAGTATAGGATATGGAATCCATACAGGAGCAAGCTAGCGGGTGCCATATCAAAGGGACTGAAAATCAATCCCATTCGGCCAGGTACAAAGGTTCTCTACCTAGGAGTCGCCTCGGGAACCACCCCCAGTCATGTCTCCGATATTGTAGGCCCGAAAGGTATCCTCTATGGCGTCGAGTTCGCCCCCCGCGTCATGAGAGAATTTATCGAGAAAGTAGCCAATCACAGGATGAATGTGATCCCTCTACTAGCTGATGCAAGGTTCCCCTCAAAGTACGCGCACATAGTTGAGTCAGTAGACGTCATCTACGCGGACATAGCGCAGCCATTCCAGAGTAAGTACGTGGCAGACAATGCTGACATGTTTTTGAAAAAGGGCGGATGGATAATGATGGCGATCAAGGCCATGAGCATCGACGTAACTAAAGCTCCATCCGAGACATACAAGAAAGAAATGGAGCATCTTGAACAGCGCGGGTATAAAGTGCAGGAGTCGCTACACCTAGAACCTTACGACGAGGCCCATGCATTCATAGTGGCTCAGAAAGAATAG
- the thpR gene encoding RNA 2',3'-cyclic phosphodiesterase, which yields MTNERVLRVFVAVKITNSQVLEEIKRVQEDLERAGIKAKMVELENMHITLQFIGEIPHEKVLLIQRNLQEVKASPFTIEFEGLGAFPNIRNPRVIWVGVKKGADELSALARAVQQAVALSRIRFESEEFTPHLTIARVKAPINSEVRKILESNGSTHFGEQEVHQFHLIKSTLTPRGPIYTDLAVYPLSQT from the coding sequence GTGACCAATGAGAGAGTCCTAAGGGTCTTTGTAGCCGTTAAGATAACCAACAGTCAAGTGCTAGAAGAGATAAAGAGAGTACAGGAAGACCTAGAGAGAGCTGGTATAAAAGCGAAAATGGTTGAGCTGGAGAACATGCATATTACTCTACAATTTATAGGTGAAATCCCCCACGAGAAAGTTCTCCTCATACAACGAAATCTTCAAGAGGTTAAGGCCTCCCCCTTCACGATCGAGTTTGAGGGTTTGGGTGCCTTCCCGAACATACGCAACCCTAGGGTCATATGGGTCGGTGTCAAGAAAGGAGCTGACGAGCTATCCGCCCTCGCGAGGGCTGTACAGCAAGCCGTAGCCTTATCCCGCATAAGGTTCGAGTCAGAGGAATTCACCCCACACTTGACGATAGCTCGTGTGAAGGCACCAATAAACAGCGAGGTCAGAAAAATACTAGAGAGTAACGGCTCAACGCATTTCGGTGAACAGGAGGTTCACCAATTCCATCTAATAAAGAGTACTTTAACTCCTAGGGGTCCCATTTACACAGACCTTGCAGTCTACCCACTGTCTCAAACATGA
- a CDS encoding C/D box methylation guide ribonucleoprotein complex aNOP56 subunit (functions along with aFIB and aL7a; guides 2'-O-methylation of ribose to specific sites in RNAs), whose translation MSVLYLFPSPFALYLLNENAEPIKYYQMYQAPDLASIANYLYELEQGRLSENALKFIMESTKTGDTIIVEDEDLGRFLSSNLRNIKVEHSPNNTVFARAREKIVVLVEKTLGIKEDEYYKILRDAALHLARLKVKEVAEKRDLSIAQAINALDDVNKTINLFASRVREWYSLHFPELDSLVEEHEDYFKIVSNAGFREKITKESLVKLGIKEELANKIVDAASKSMGADLTEFDLEAIRLISDTGLRLYIVRRSLEKYIDEAMYEVAPNVRGLVGSLLGARLIALAGGLEKLAKLPASTIQVLGAEKALFRALRYGAKPPKHGVIFQHPLIHKSPRWQRGKIARALAAKLAIAARIDAFSGEYRADELREDLEKRVDEIKKLYEKPPLKKESEKPRRVKKGKKHWKGDRR comes from the coding sequence ATGTCTGTACTGTATCTATTTCCATCGCCCTTCGCCCTCTACTTACTCAATGAGAACGCGGAGCCAATTAAATATTATCAGATGTACCAAGCCCCCGATTTGGCCTCTATTGCAAACTACTTATACGAACTAGAACAAGGGAGGCTATCTGAAAACGCTCTCAAGTTCATCATGGAATCAACGAAAACTGGTGATACGATAATAGTCGAAGACGAAGATCTTGGACGGTTTCTCTCCTCGAATTTACGGAATATTAAGGTGGAGCACTCCCCCAACAACACTGTTTTCGCGAGAGCACGAGAAAAAATTGTTGTTCTCGTCGAGAAAACGCTAGGAATAAAGGAGGACGAGTACTACAAGATTCTACGCGATGCAGCCCTACATCTTGCTAGGCTAAAAGTAAAAGAGGTAGCCGAAAAGAGAGACCTATCCATAGCCCAGGCCATTAACGCCCTCGACGATGTAAACAAGACGATAAACCTCTTCGCGTCGAGAGTAAGAGAATGGTATAGCTTACACTTCCCCGAGTTAGATTCATTGGTTGAGGAACACGAGGACTACTTCAAAATAGTCAGTAATGCTGGCTTTAGAGAAAAAATTACCAAGGAATCACTAGTCAAGCTTGGTATTAAGGAAGAACTTGCAAATAAGATCGTCGACGCGGCAAGCAAAAGCATGGGCGCGGATCTCACCGAATTCGACCTTGAGGCCATCAGGCTGATCTCAGATACTGGTCTTCGCCTCTACATCGTAAGACGAAGCCTTGAAAAGTATATTGACGAGGCAATGTACGAGGTTGCTCCAAACGTAAGGGGACTCGTAGGCTCGCTACTGGGTGCCAGGCTCATCGCACTTGCTGGTGGGCTAGAAAAACTAGCCAAACTGCCTGCCAGCACGATACAGGTTCTAGGCGCAGAGAAGGCGCTTTTCAGGGCACTCAGATACGGCGCCAAGCCTCCAAAGCACGGCGTGATATTCCAGCACCCCTTAATTCACAAATCGCCCCGATGGCAAAGAGGAAAAATCGCAAGAGCACTAGCTGCGAAGCTGGCGATAGCAGCACGTATTGATGCATTCTCAGGCGAGTATCGAGCCGATGAGCTTCGAGAAGATTTAGAGAAGAGAGTCGATGAGATAAAGAAACTTTACGAGAAACCTCCTTTAAAGAAGGAGAGCGAGAAGCCTAGAAGGGTTAAAAAGGGTAAAAAACATTGGAAAGGTGATAGGAGATGA
- a CDS encoding SAM-dependent methyltransferase, producing the protein MSISVPYVPSPPEVIKKAFQIADLKPGELVLDPGCGDGRSLVIASKYFGARGVGIEIRKDLLETAMRRIVDEGVSDKVLLIHGSFYDIKFPPADVVFLYLLTSVNERLRPKLERELKPDTRIVSHDFEITGWKPVEVVTVEEGGRTHKIYFYIVGESRRT; encoded by the coding sequence ATGAGTATAAGTGTTCCATATGTGCCTAGCCCGCCCGAAGTCATCAAAAAGGCGTTCCAAATAGCTGACTTGAAGCCGGGCGAGCTCGTTCTTGACCCAGGGTGCGGTGATGGCAGGTCTCTCGTAATAGCATCCAAGTACTTCGGGGCTAGAGGTGTGGGTATTGAGATTAGGAAGGATTTACTCGAGACCGCTATGAGAAGGATAGTGGACGAGGGGGTATCGGATAAGGTTTTACTGATACACGGAAGCTTCTACGATATAAAGTTTCCTCCAGCCGATGTTGTTTTCCTCTATTTGTTAACTTCAGTAAATGAACGTCTCAGACCGAAACTAGAAAGAGAGCTTAAGCCGGACACGAGGATAGTCTCACACGACTTTGAAATAACGGGCTGGAAGCCTGTGGAGGTAGTGACTGTTGAAGAGGGCGGCAGGACTCACAAAATCTATTTTTATATAGTCGGCGAGAGTAGGAGGACATGA
- a CDS encoding orotidine 5'-phosphate decarboxylase / HUMPS family protein, producing MSSTTKLQIAVDVTDEKQALGIAGLVDTACNQGLLDCKRIILEAGTPLIKMYGMSILSRMKLASPKTKLMADLKTADVGRLEAELAYSFSADSVSVLAAAPFSTIRSVLITGKDYGRGVVIDFLGVSDLRARSKRILEIVHEINFPTENLVFEFHRGIDEERGISVEEFFGEVADVAGALKKTLPELSIAVAGGITPQLKREIEQTLKADIYVVGRYITSNPTIDKILEFL from the coding sequence GTGAGCTCAACAACCAAGTTACAGATAGCGGTTGACGTCACTGATGAAAAACAGGCTCTAGGGATAGCTGGATTAGTAGATACAGCATGCAACCAGGGTCTTTTAGATTGTAAGAGGATCATCCTTGAGGCTGGAACCCCACTGATAAAGATGTACGGTATGAGTATTTTGTCGAGGATGAAGCTAGCATCTCCGAAAACAAAGCTTATGGCAGACTTAAAGACGGCCGATGTCGGTCGACTTGAGGCGGAACTAGCATACTCTTTTTCCGCGGACAGCGTTTCTGTTTTAGCAGCGGCACCATTCTCGACAATCAGGTCCGTGTTGATCACGGGGAAGGACTACGGTAGGGGGGTCGTAATTGACTTCCTTGGAGTCTCTGATCTGAGAGCTAGGTCTAAGAGAATACTAGAAATTGTACACGAGATTAATTTTCCCACCGAGAACCTGGTTTTCGAATTTCACAGAGGGATAGATGAAGAAAGAGGGATAAGCGTGGAAGAGTTCTTCGGAGAGGTCGCCGACGTGGCTGGGGCTCTTAAAAAAACACTACCCGAGCTTTCAATAGCGGTTGCCGGGGGAATCACGCCTCAACTAAAACGCGAGATCGAGCAAACGCTCAAGGCCGACATTTATGTTGTAGGTAGATACATAACTTCTAACCCAACCATCGACAAAATTCTGGAGTTCTTATAG
- a CDS encoding ATP/GTP-binding protein — MKLLVYIIGPAGSGKSTFTASFRDWLQSHNVPTATVNLDPAVENLDYVPDVDVREYVFVRDVLEEYGLGPNGAIIAATDLSLEHLPKISKSIDEEAEGYVLIDTPGQMEVFTFRQSGGIMVNTLCSKDKACAVAFLLDASLSIDPYNLVSQIFLAASAFYRFKLPLIVLLNKMDLLSDSEKEKILNWLAHPETLEFEISKVPRDYDAHFTGSVVRVLTEFLSIIPVVMVSAKKSENFEEVYFYLQQIYMGGEDFETPQSE, encoded by the coding sequence ATGAAGCTGCTCGTATACATAATTGGCCCGGCAGGCTCCGGAAAGTCGACCTTCACGGCAAGTTTTCGAGACTGGCTTCAGAGCCACAATGTACCTACAGCCACCGTCAACCTAGATCCAGCAGTTGAGAACCTCGATTATGTACCAGACGTCGATGTACGTGAATACGTGTTTGTACGGGATGTTCTGGAAGAATATGGGCTTGGCCCTAACGGCGCCATAATAGCGGCTACCGATTTATCACTGGAGCATTTACCTAAAATTAGTAAAAGCATTGACGAGGAGGCTGAGGGGTATGTGCTTATAGATACACCGGGACAAATGGAGGTGTTCACTTTTAGGCAGAGCGGAGGCATAATGGTCAACACATTGTGCTCGAAGGATAAGGCCTGCGCTGTCGCCTTCCTGCTTGACGCGTCACTATCAATTGACCCTTATAACCTCGTATCACAAATATTCCTAGCGGCATCAGCTTTCTACAGGTTTAAACTCCCACTCATAGTGCTATTGAACAAGATGGACTTGCTGTCCGACAGTGAGAAGGAGAAGATCTTGAACTGGCTGGCACATCCAGAGACATTGGAGTTTGAGATATCTAAGGTTCCCAGAGACTATGACGCTCATTTCACGGGAAGTGTTGTTAGGGTTTTAACAGAGTTCCTGTCCATAATACCCGTGGTTATGGTGTCGGCAAAGAAGAGCGAGAACTTTGAAGAAGTCTACTTCTACCTTCAACAGATCTATATGGGTGGAGAAGATTTCGAAACACCTCAAAGTGAGTGA
- a CDS encoding Lrp/AsnC family transcriptional regulator, with protein sequence MDSGTLTEKQFELLNYFFKKSQPIRVYTVTETQSSIAKNLGITRQALNMHLKKLREHGLIRTGRGFIDLTEKAVQMISGQSGTALIMLKLEPQKRLHIYSILREMPLEKVYRVTGEYDVVIQVSQSLLDQVLNKINTLEGVRETKTYIVIETLK encoded by the coding sequence ATGGATTCAGGAACCCTTACTGAAAAACAATTTGAACTACTAAATTATTTCTTCAAAAAAAGTCAACCAATCCGTGTCTATACAGTCACTGAAACCCAAAGCTCTATAGCTAAAAACTTGGGCATTACTAGACAGGCACTAAACATGCATCTCAAGAAGCTACGCGAGCATGGTCTTATACGCACGGGAAGAGGTTTTATTGATCTAACTGAGAAAGCAGTCCAAATGATCTCAGGGCAAAGCGGTACAGCTTTGATCATGCTAAAACTTGAGCCTCAAAAACGACTTCACATATATTCTATACTTAGAGAAATGCCGCTTGAAAAAGTGTACAGAGTGACCGGAGAATATGATGTTGTGATACAAGTTTCACAAAGCCTTCTTGACCAGGTCTTGAACAAGATAAATACACTTGAAGGGGTACGCGAGACAAAAACATATATCGTGATCGAGACCTTAAAATGA
- a CDS encoding H/ACA ribonucleoprotein complex subunit GAR1, producing MRPLGKVRLYTRAKNLLVEAQEVPEIGERVFDEKMAQIGYIYDIIGPVNSPYVLVKVDESRWKPEAFIGKILYWKGTPRGARKVRKGGGGGRR from the coding sequence ATGAGGCCTCTAGGGAAAGTTAGACTTTATACTCGTGCTAAGAATCTCCTGGTTGAGGCGCAGGAGGTTCCGGAGATAGGGGAGCGTGTCTTTGACGAGAAAATGGCGCAGATAGGATATATATACGATATTATAGGTCCGGTGAATTCTCCCTATGTCTTGGTCAAGGTTGATGAGAGTCGATGGAAGCCTGAGGCATTTATAGGGAAGATTCTTTATTGGAAGGGGACGCCCCGAGGCGCAAGGAAGGTTAGGAAGGGGGGAGGCGGTGGTCGACGTTAA